Part of the Geodermatophilus obscurus DSM 43160 genome is shown below.
TGCGCCGCCTGACAGGAGTCCGTGCCGACCACCGGCTTGATGCAGTCCGACCACCGCCACCCCGGCTGGAGGGTGAAGCGACCCACGGTGGCGCCGCCCAGGTGGACGACGCCCATGCTGGTCTTGTCCGGGGTCCGCGTCTCGTCAGGGTGGTCCATGCTCTTCGTTTCGATGCTGGCCATCGCTGGTCGCCTCCTGCTGACTTCGAGGAGTTGGGATGACCGGGCCGCGTCTTCCGCAGCGCAACCGAACGGGGTGCTCCCCTGCCGCGTCGGGCGCGGGTGTCCGATGCCATGAACTGTGCTCGCTCCACCCTCGACGGTCAACGGCCGCCGCCGTGGGAGCGGATCACCGCGCCGTCGGGGCGACGGACCAGGATCCGGGCCGGGATGCCCCCCACTGGGGAGTGGTCTGCCACTGGCCCGCGGGGGGCGACGAGGCCAGGCCGGCGTCGTCCCAGCACCCGCGCGGTGGCTGCCGACCGTGGTCACGGCCGCAGGCTGATCACCACCAGCGGGCCGGTGACGCGCCGCGCGAACCGCGGCCAGCGCGTCGCGTAGGTCTGCCGGGCCGATCGCCACTGCAGATCGCCGGGATCCAGCACTTCCGCGGTGCCCTCGTGCAGTCGACCGGCGAGGCGCACGGTCACCGGCTGCGGCGTGCGGAAGTTGCGCCACCACGTCGAGCGCTCCCAGTGCTGAGGCCACACCACGAGGTGGTCACCGGCGCCGGCGTACTGCACCGGCAGCACGTACTGCCGCCCACTGCGCCGCCCGGTGTAGCGCAGTTCGATCGCGGAGGCGCTCAACAGACGGTGCGCGCGCGACCGCAACACGGCCAGCACGACGGCGTTGCCCTGCGGCGGCTTCAGGCGCCTCCGCGCGCGGCGCACCCACTGCCGGCTCCGCTGATCGAGAGCCGCGATGACCCCGTGCACCCTGGTGGTGTCCGGCTGCTCGGCCATGCTGTCCTCCTCCGGTTGTCGGTCCCACCCCGGCCGTGTCCGCTCGCCCGGATGCGGCGCCACCGCTCCGCCCGGGCCGGGGACCCCTCGGGGCCGCGGAGCAGCTGTCAGACGTCGATCTGGGCGACGACGGGGCGGTGGTCCGAGCCGGGTGCGTCCTCCCGTCGGCTCGGGTCGTCCTCGATCGAGGGCGTGGGGCCGGCTCCGTCGGTTCGCACGTCGCCGTCGGCCACGGAGTGCACCAGGGCGTGGCTGACCAGGATGTGGTCGATCAGCTCGCCGCGGCCGCGGTAGCGGCGGCTGAACCGCTGGTCTGCGGGGATGCGTGCGGCCAGGTTCCACAACCGCTGGCCATCGCCCCGGTCCGGCTGGGCGAAGCCGCCGGTGCCGATCTCCGAGCCCGGCGGGCCCTGCAGGATCTGCGTGGTCGCGGCCTCGGGGACGTCGTTGAGGTCGCCGAGGACCAGCAGGCGACGGTCCTGGCCCTGGCCGTCGAGCAGGTCGGTGGCGGCGGCGCGCACGGTGGCGGCCTCGGCGGCGCGCCGGCTCAGCGCGTAGACCGCGGCGCGGGCCCGCTCGCCCTCGTCCCGGGTGTCGAACCGGGGCCGCCCGTCGGGGCCGGGCGGGAACGTCAGCAGCTTGGACTTCAAATGGCAGGTGATCAGGTCGATCGGTGTCCCGCCGACGGCGACCCTGGCGCGCAGCGCCGCCCGGCCCATCACCGCCAGGCGGGTGCCCGCGTCGTCGACCTGGATCGGGTCCAGCTTCTCCGGGAAGGCGGTGATCTCCGCGACGTCGGTCAACGGGAGGCGGGACAGGTAGCCGACCCGGATGGGCCGCTGGCCCGGCTCCACCCCGGCGGTGGTGCAGTGCCACTCGCCGCCGGCCCGTTCGGCCAGGTCGGCGAGGGCAGCGGGGTTGCCGACCTCCTGCACCGCCAGCACGTCGGGCTGGATCCGCGCGATCACCCCGGCCAGGGCCGCCAGCTTGGCCTCGTACGCAGCCGGGTCCCGGGGACCGTCCTCGTCCTCGGGTCGGAACAGGTTCTCCAGGTTCCACGTGCCGATCCGCACCATGTCGCGCCTCCCCAGGTCGCCGGTCGCCGGTGGCCGCAGGGCACGCCGCGCCTCCTCGCGCGACGGGCGTGCACTGCGGTACCCACCGCTTGACGGAGGACGTCGCCCGGCTCGCAGATACCGGTGCCTCGTCAGCGCCGCGAGGAATCTGCCGCGGCCCCGCAGGACCGCAATGGAGACGAGTGCGGTGGCGACGACGGTGTTCGCCAGTGGATGAGTGCGATGCCTGGCGAGGTCGAGGTCGCGGCGTTCCCCTGCACCCCCACGGCCTCGGGAGTCGGCAGGGGGATCCTGCAGTCAGGAGTTCTGCTGCTAACGATCGGACCGCGGGTGTGCGCGACCTCCAGCGGGGGCCTGGACCCGGCGACCGTGGGCGCCGTCTCCCCGGCCCGGGCCGCTCGCGGCCGCCGCCCCCACGGCCGGCAGCCGCGACGCCTGGAGACCACTCCGATCGCGGGGCTCGTCGCCGCCGGGATGGACCACACGGTCGCCGTCCCGGCCGTCTTCCTCCACCGCCTCGTCACATTCTGGCTCCCGATCCTGCCCGGCCGGGCGGCCTTCGCCTGGCTCCGGAGGTCCGACTACGTGTAGGAGGAGACGTTGGACGCCTCTGCACCGCGCATCCTCAGGGCCGCGGACGGCGTGGCCATGGGGGATCCCGCCGGTGTCCGAGACCGGTTCATGGTCGACGGCGCGGACGCCGGCGGCCGGTTCGCCCTCGTCCAGCACCTGTTCCCGCCCCGGGCGCTGGCCGCCCCGCTGCACCGCCACCACCGGGAGGACGAGTACACCTACGTCCTGTACGGGCGCATCGGCGCGGTCCTGGGGGACGACGAGGTGGTCGCCGAGCCCGGTGACCTGGTGTTCAAGCCGCGCGACCAGTGGCACACGTTCTGGAACGCCGGAGACGAGCCGGCCGCGGTGCTCGAGCTCATCTCCCCCGCGGGGCTGGAGCAGTTCTTCCGCTGGCTGGACGGGCTCACGGAACCGCCGACGGCCGAACAGCTCGCCGAGATGGCCGCGCCGTACGAGTGCGACGCCGACCCGGACGGGACGCGGCGCATCGTCGAACGGCACGGCCTGACGTTCTGACAACGCAGCGGCACGAGAGCGCAACGGGCGCCCCGTCGACGCCCTCGA
Proteins encoded:
- a CDS encoding nitroreductase/quinone reductase family protein, whose protein sequence is MAEQPDTTRVHGVIAALDQRSRQWVRRARRRLKPPQGNAVVLAVLRSRAHRLLSASAIELRYTGRRSGRQYVLPVQYAGAGDHLVVWPQHWERSTWWRNFRTPQPVTVRLAGRLHEGTAEVLDPGDLQWRSARQTYATRWPRFARRVTGPLVVISLRP
- a CDS encoding cupin domain-containing protein, which translates into the protein MDASAPRILRAADGVAMGDPAGVRDRFMVDGADAGGRFALVQHLFPPRALAAPLHRHHREDEYTYVLYGRIGAVLGDDEVVAEPGDLVFKPRDQWHTFWNAGDEPAAVLELISPAGLEQFFRWLDGLTEPPTAEQLAEMAAPYECDADPDGTRRIVERHGLTF
- a CDS encoding cupin domain-containing protein; translation: MASIETKSMDHPDETRTPDKTSMGVVHLGGATVGRFTLQPGWRWSDCIKPVVGTDSCQAAHLGYVVSGTIHIAATDGAEADIRAGDAYRLEPGHDAWVVGDEPFVALEFESKTADTYAKG
- a CDS encoding endonuclease/exonuclease/phosphatase family protein; amino-acid sequence: MVRIGTWNLENLFRPEDEDGPRDPAAYEAKLAALAGVIARIQPDVLAVQEVGNPAALADLAERAGGEWHCTTAGVEPGQRPIRVGYLSRLPLTDVAEITAFPEKLDPIQVDDAGTRLAVMGRAALRARVAVGGTPIDLITCHLKSKLLTFPPGPDGRPRFDTRDEGERARAAVYALSRRAAEAATVRAAATDLLDGQGQDRRLLVLGDLNDVPEAATTQILQGPPGSEIGTGGFAQPDRGDGQRLWNLAARIPADQRFSRRYRGRGELIDHILVSHALVHSVADGDVRTDGAGPTPSIEDDPSRREDAPGSDHRPVVAQIDV